ACTAAATTTTTGAAACTACCTCCATTATAATACATCCACCCGAATAAAGACATCTGCCTGACAAATAAAATAGCCAACCCCCTGAAGGATTGGCTTAATGGTTTCTAGTGGTATCCATTCTGTCCGTTTGCAGAACCGGATGTTTTTTGTTTCGGTGTGTGTTTCCCGTTTTGCTTTGTACCGCCGTCTTTTTTCGTTTTCTTTGTCATGCTGAATCACTCCTAAGACATAGTTTGTGAATCCTTATTATTTTGTACAAAAAAAGAAAAGAGTTTCCCGGTAATAACCGGAAAACTCTCCATTTACGCTGCTGGCTGCGGCACGTCTTCGTCGACCTGTATGACAGTACCATCGTTTAAGCGCTTTCTTAATGTGTAGATAAAGGCAAGGATTGACACAATCGTTATGACGGCAGCTCCCATATAGGCTGTGCCCATGGAAAGCCCGAATCCGATCGGAGCGTTCAGGATATACGTGAACGTCACCATCGTCATAAAGATGGCCGGGATCGTTGCGACCCAGTGTGGTTTCTTTTGCAAGGCCAGGTACATGGCGCCTACCCAAAGAGCAATCATCGCCGTCGATTGGTTTGCCCATGAGAAGTATCTCCATAAGAGATTGAAGTCCATGCGTGTCAATACGACTGAAATCACGAACAGTGGAACGGCAATCCAAAGGCGACTGGACATTTTCACTTGTCCGACCTTGATGTAATCGGCAATGATCATACGTGCACTCCGGAATGATGTATCACCGGAAGTGATCGGAAGAACGATGACTCCAAGGATGGCAAGGGTTCCGCCGATGGAACCAAGCATCAGAACAGACACTTCGCTCACGACTGCAGCAGGTCCTCCGTCTTTCAAGATCGCATTCAGTTCACCAGGCTCGAACAGGCTCATGGCAGCTGCTGCCCAGATCATCGCGATGATCGCTTCTAAAATCATCATGCCGTAGAAAATCTTGCGTCCGTTCTTCTCGTTTTGAGTCGTTCTTGAGATGATCGGTGACTGTGTTGCGTGGAAGCCTGAAAGGGCCCCACACGAAATCGTCAGGAATAATAAAGGAAAGATAGCGACTGAATCAGGATGCATATTTGTTAGGGAAACCTCAGGAATATCTGCTCCCGTAATGACCAATCCTGCTCCGATACCTACCGCACTGATCAGAAGCAGTGCCCCGAACAGCGGATACACTTTACCGATGATTTTATCAATTGGCAGTAGCGTTGCGACAATATAGTAAATGAAGATCGCTGCAATGATGACACCAAGTGAAATCCATGCCGGAGTCAGATTCGCAATCAGGGCTGCAGGTGCCGTAACGAACACCGTCCCTACCAATACAAGTAACAGAATCGAGAATGCGTTAACCACATGCTTCATCGTTTTACCAAGGAAACGTCCTGCAAGCTCCGGTAAATGAGCCCCTCCGTTACGGATTGAAATCATCCCCGTCAGGTAATCATGAACCGCTCCGGCGAAAATCGCCCCAAGTACAATCCAAAGGAAAGCAACCGGTCCGTATAAAGCTCCCATGATCGGACCGAAGATCGGGCCGACACCAGCGATATTCAACAGCTGGATCATGGAGTTCTTACCAGTTTTCATCGGAACATAATCCACTCCATCCGCTTTTGCATAAGCAGGGGTGGAACGACTTTCATTCACTCCAAAAATCTTTTCAATCAATTTTCCATATGTGAAGTAACCAATAATTAAGACAACAATCGAGACCAGGAATGTGACCATGAATATGATCCCCTTTCGTTCAGTTATGAATACGCTTTCATTATAGCAACCATATTCACATTTTCGTCACATTCTGTTTAAGATGTCGAAAATTGGGGTTGAGATGTTCTGGGAGGGGATTATTGTGCATGGTGGAATGGATGGGTGCCTGGCACCGAATGCTCGATTTGTACCTGGCACCCATCAACCAATTTGTACCTGGTACAAAAATCAAAAAATGTACCTGGTAGAAATCCCTCCGATTGTACCAGGTACACGCCACTACACTACAACTCCAATCGCTCCCGTAATTCCTTCACATAATTCCGGCTCACCGGAATCGCCTCATCAGCCCCATGAACCTTCAACTGGTATACGCCGCTCCCCCATGGAATCAACTCTTCCACAAAGGGGAGTTGAACGAGATAGCTTTTGTGGACGCGGAAGAACGGATAGGTGCTGAGTTTGGCTTCCAGTTCCTTGATTGGCAGCCTGCACGTGTATTTCTTTTTTTCCGTACAGATGAATGTTTCCCGCTCTTCCCTGAAAATATAGAGAATATCCTCCGGTTTGACGAATACAATCTTATCCTCATCATGGACGGCCAGTTTTCCGAGGGATGGATTTTCACGGGGTCCGACCTTTACTAATGACTTCAGTCTCTCCATCGTTTGGGCAAGCTGATCCTCTTCAAAAGGCTTCAGCAGGTAATCGACAGCCTCGACCCTGAACGCTTTAAGGGCATAGTCAGGATACGCCGTGGCGAAGACGATTTCCGGCTTATGCTTCATGTTCTGAAGGGCCTCGGCGAGATCCACTCCGCTCATGCCGGGCATTTCGATGTCGAGGAACAGGACGTCAGGCTCTTTCGTCAGTATGATTTCGAGGCCCTTTTCGGCTGAGCTTGCTTCCCCGACCACCTCTGCCCAGGGATAACTGCCGAGGAGATGCTTCATTTCCTCCCTGCTGTATGGTTCATCATCGATGATCGCGATTTTCATTCCTTTTCACTCCTTAACGTAAAGGCAACGGTGGTCCCGCTTCCCTTTGCAGATGAGATCTTCAGCCCTGCTTCTTTTCCCATCATCATTTCCAGGCGTTTGTTCACATTGTATAGGCCGATCCCTGTGCCTGCCTCTGATTCCACGGGCTCCGATAATAGCTTACTCAGTCTGTCTTCAGCGATGCCACATCCATTATCCGTCACGCTGACGGTCACTTTCTCTCCTTCTTTCCTTATGGAGATCGTTAACACAAACCCTTCTTCTACCTTTTTCATCCCATGTTTTATTGCATTTTCCACCAGGGGCTGAAGGGTGATGGACGGGACTTTCGCCTGTAACGCATCTTCATCGATTTCATACTCGACCTTCAGCCGGTCAAAGAATCGTGCTTCTTCAATGGCCAGGTATGCTTTCACATGCTGTCCTTCTTCTTTGAGAGTGGACGTCGATTTCGTGCTCCCCGTCAGATTCTGGCGGACGAATTGGGAAAGGGAAATGAGCAGTGTCCTGGCCTTATCGGGATTGATCCGGGTCAATGACACAATGACATTGATCGTATTGAACAGAAAATGAGGGTTGATCTGAGCCTGGAGCGCCTTTACCTCGGACTCCTTCGCGAGCTCCTTATGGGTATCGATTTCAGCAAGCTCCAGCTGATGGCTGAGAAGTGTCGCAATCCCTTTTGTCAGCTCCATCAATATCGGTGAGATTTCCTTTTCGGAATGAAAATAGAATTTAAGGGTCCCGACGATGTCATCCCCTTTTAATAGCGGGGCCATGATGGCCGCTCCTAATGGACATCCGCTCCTGTCACACTGGATATCCTCCCGTCCCACCTTCATGAGCTCACCGGTTTCGATGACCCGCTTCGTCGCTTCCGTTTGGATCGGCCGCCCTTCATGGTGATGATCAGAGGCAAGTCCGACATGAGCGAGGATATGGGATGTATTCGTGATGGAAACCGCCAGGGCATTGACATCCCTCATGAGGATTTCACATGTTGCCCGGGCTGACGATGCATTCAATCCTTTTCGCATGTATTGCACCGTGCTGTCTGCCAGGCGCAGTGCTTTCTGTGACTGAGCAGCCCCCATCCGTTCCTCTTCTTGAAATACACTTTTGATGATAAGCAGGAAAATCCCGGTCCCGACACCATTAGCGAGAATCATCGGCCAGCCGATATCAGACACGAGCAGGTAAGCATCGTCAAATGGCTTCGACAATAACAGGATGAGAAGCATCTGCATCCCCTCTGCAATAAAGCCGACAAGAAATGCCTTTTGCGGAGAAACGAGCCTGTTTTTCTTTTCCCGCTTGCCGATCCATCCTGCCAATAGACCTGCAAGCACCGTCGAGATCCCGCATGAAAAGGCTGTAAATCCGCCAAGGAAAAACCGGTGGACACCCGCCACCAGTCCGGCCCCGAGACCGATCCAGGGACCACCGAGGAGTCCTGCCACCACAACGCCGATGACCCGAGAGTTCGCAATCGCTTCATTCTGTTGAAGATGCCACTGCCATTTCGTATATTCTTCCTGAAACGGATTCACGATCAATCCTGTATATGTACCAACGATCCCGAAGAAACCAAACAGCAGGATCAGAAGGACTGTCTGGGATTTCTTCACGTGGGTCCGTTTTTCAATCAGATGCCGAAAGAAGCTGATCCTCGTCATCACAAAGGCAATCGTCACGATGATGCCGAGCCGTTCGACCATTGCAGCAATCAACATATTCCCCACCTCGCTTTCTCTATCACATAAAAAAAGAAGACCCCTTAAACACGAATGTTTAATAGAATCTTCCCCTACTTCAACCTTTACTATGTCCGGGGGATGATTTCCCCTATTTTAACACGAATCTTTGTCTTTAATCGTGACGAGTGCATTGATTTCTCCACCGATCATGATGATGATCCCCGTTAAGTAGAACCAGATCATGAGGACGATGATCCCACCGATGCTGCCGTATGTGGCGGAATAATTCCCATAACTCCCTACATAATACGAAAAGGCCAAGGATGCAAGTACCCAACCAAGCGTCGCAAAGATCGCTCCCGGAAACGCACTTAAACATTTGATCCTTTTACTTGGAGCGAAATAATACAATCCGACGAAAATGATAAAGAGGATGATGGGCGTGATGGCCCAACGTATCCCGTTCCATATCGTTAAAAATTGATCTGAAAACCCGAATTGAGAAAATAGGAAAAGACCAATCTGTTTTCCGAATACGGGAAGCAGGAGAGCGATGACAAATACCAGGATCATGGCGAATGTCAACAGAATGGACATCAGGCGCGTGGCGATGAACGACCTGGTTTCCTCGACATCATATGCCCGGTTCAAGCTCTTCACTATGGCATTCATCCCATTGGATGCCGACCAAATCGTGGCGATGATACTGACGGACAGCAATCCGGAATTGCGGTTGGACATGACGTCCTGCAGTGTTTCCTCGATCATCGACATCGTTTCACCGGGTGCAAAATCCCTCACCAATCCGAGAATATCCCCCTGATTAACGGGCAGATATGGAAGGAGTGTGACGACAAAAATCAGCAGTGGGAAGAGCGATAAAAGAAAGTAATAGGCAATTTGCGCAGCAAGGCCCGTTACGTCATTCGCACTGATGTTGGCGAAAAGACTTTTCGAAAATCCTTTCCATTCTCCTTTGACCGTCTCATCCGACATGCTTTCACCTCATTTCGTTAATACCCCTTAAATGAAGAAGCAATCGGTTGGCTCTCTTCATCCTGAGCAGTTAGTTCATTCGATGGTTCTTGACCTGAGAATGTATCTTTATACGCTTCTGATGAGTCTTCAAACGTTTCTTTCGTCTCCTCGATGATCTCTTTCACCTGAGGGGTCATCCCTTTGATTTCATCTACCTTTTCACTTATGAAGTGAATGTCCCTCGAGACCTGATCCGCCGTCATGCGCAGTTTCTCATACACTTCCTTCGATGTCTCAAGCAATCTCTGAGGATTTTTTGAATAGGTGGAGATATACTGTCCACTGTTCTTTAAAGTGGAGCCCACTTCCTGACGTGTCGATCTGTCCAATAGAGACAGAAGCCCCCCTGCAACAGCACCAAGCATGACCCCTTTGTAAAACTTATTTCTTCCCATATGTATTACCCTCCTTCAAATGATTGTCTTTTTTTATTCAGCAATCGGCTGCAGCCGGATTCCACTACATCATATTTTTTCTCACGAATTAGCTTATCTACTCATTTCCCATTCCTTTATAGTGTAAAACATTCTCTGAAAAAAATCCTCTTCTATCCATGCCTTATTGACAGGATGATGGAATCATGGAAAGATAAATGTACTACATTGCACGTCAGAAAGGACGATTCGGAGATGGATTTATCACAAAACACAGCAGAAAACATCGAATTCATGGTTACAGCGATTAAAGAAAAATTGAGAATGGTCAATGCAGGTGCGGTCAAGCCTGAAGATTTCAATGAAGAAATGTATGAAGATCTCCACGACCTTTATGTCATGGTGAATCGCAAGGATCATTTCAGCCCGAGCGAGATGAACGCCATCATTGAAGAAATGGGTAACCTTCGAAGGAAAGCGTGAACAGTAAATTGAAAAAGGGGACATTCCCACAAAGGTACAAAATACCTTGGGGAATGTCCCCTTTCATTTACTTGTCTTATTTAGAAAGAAGCGCCAGTGATTCACGGTTGAATGCCGGGATATCATCAGGTGTCCTGCTTGTTACAAGCTGATTGCCGCACACGACGACTTCTTTATCTTGGTATGTCACGCCTGCGTATTCCATATCCACTTTGATGGACTTGAAGCCCGTTGCTTTTCGTCCTTCCAGTGCTTTTGCCGTAATAAGTAATTGTGGCCCGTGGCAAATCGCGAATACCGGCTTTTTCTCATCCATGAAATGCTTGGTGAATGTCACGAAACGGTCATCTGCGCGGAGCTGGTCCGGAGAAAATCCGCCTGGTAATAATAAGGCATCAAAGTCTGCAGGATTGACGTCATCGATGCTTTCATCGATCTTCACCGTTGCATCGCCCTGTTTGCCTTTGACTGATTTTCCTTTTTCCTTCTCAATCGTCACGACTTCGTGGCCTGCTTCTTTAAATGCTTTTTCAGGATCTGTAAATTCTACGTCTTCAAACATGTCTGTAATTAATGTTGCAATCTTAGCCATAAAATATAACACTCCTATTATTGTTTGATTTCTTATCACACTTATACTTTACCCGGCACACAAAGATTAAAACCCATCATTACCCATCGTGAATTGGGAGAAGATCGTATCCCTTTGTACTTCATACACTTCTTTCCCCATGATGTCGTTGATGATATGGATATTCCGGTCGACGGCCAATCCAAGATTCGTCGCCCCGGCCCCGTGGGAATGCTCCAGATTCGTCACGGTGTAAAAATGATGATTGCGATCCGGCTTCTCTTTAAACTGAAGCTGATAATTACGGGAGACTTTGAATTTCTTATCATCTTCCCACACGATTTTGTCTTCGAACTCTTCGAAGAACCACTCAGGAATATTCGGCTTGTACCCTGTCGCTAAAATCACTTTATCGCTTTGATACGTGAATTCGCGATCTTCCTGCCATTGGCGGCAGCTCAATACGTAACCGTCCCCTTCATCCCGGATCTCGTTCACTTCCGTCAGGGGCTGGATGGTCGTGCGGGGTGACCGGTCGCTGACTGAGTGGTTGTAGAGTATATTATAAATATTGTTGAGGGTGTCCGGATCGA
The DNA window shown above is from Rossellomorea vietnamensis and carries:
- a CDS encoding carbon starvation protein A, which codes for MVTFLVSIVVLIIGYFTYGKLIEKIFGVNESRSTPAYAKADGVDYVPMKTGKNSMIQLLNIAGVGPIFGPIMGALYGPVAFLWIVLGAIFAGAVHDYLTGMISIRNGGAHLPELAGRFLGKTMKHVVNAFSILLLVLVGTVFVTAPAALIANLTPAWISLGVIIAAIFIYYIVATLLPIDKIIGKVYPLFGALLLISAVGIGAGLVITGADIPEVSLTNMHPDSVAIFPLLFLTISCGALSGFHATQSPIISRTTQNEKNGRKIFYGMMILEAIIAMIWAAAAMSLFEPGELNAILKDGGPAAVVSEVSVLMLGSIGGTLAILGVIVLPITSGDTSFRSARMIIADYIKVGQVKMSSRLWIAVPLFVISVVLTRMDFNLLWRYFSWANQSTAMIALWVGAMYLALQKKPHWVATIPAIFMTMVTFTYILNAPIGFGLSMGTAYMGAAVITIVSILAFIYTLRKRLNDGTVIQVDEDVPQPAA
- a CDS encoding LytR/AlgR family response regulator transcription factor; amino-acid sequence: MKIAIIDDEPYSREEMKHLLGSYPWAEVVGEASSAEKGLEIILTKEPDVLFLDIEMPGMSGVDLAEALQNMKHKPEIVFATAYPDYALKAFRVEAVDYLLKPFEEDQLAQTMERLKSLVKVGPRENPSLGKLAVHDEDKIVFVKPEDILYIFREERETFICTEKKKYTCRLPIKELEAKLSTYPFFRVHKSYLVQLPFVEELIPWGSGVYQLKVHGADEAIPVSRNYVKELRERLEL
- a CDS encoding sensor histidine kinase — protein: MLIAAMVERLGIIVTIAFVMTRISFFRHLIEKRTHVKKSQTVLLILLFGFFGIVGTYTGLIVNPFQEEYTKWQWHLQQNEAIANSRVIGVVVAGLLGGPWIGLGAGLVAGVHRFFLGGFTAFSCGISTVLAGLLAGWIGKREKKNRLVSPQKAFLVGFIAEGMQMLLILLLSKPFDDAYLLVSDIGWPMILANGVGTGIFLLIIKSVFQEEERMGAAQSQKALRLADSTVQYMRKGLNASSARATCEILMRDVNALAVSITNTSHILAHVGLASDHHHEGRPIQTEATKRVIETGELMKVGREDIQCDRSGCPLGAAIMAPLLKGDDIVGTLKFYFHSEKEISPILMELTKGIATLLSHQLELAEIDTHKELAKESEVKALQAQINPHFLFNTINVIVSLTRINPDKARTLLISLSQFVRQNLTGSTKSTSTLKEEGQHVKAYLAIEEARFFDRLKVEYEIDEDALQAKVPSITLQPLVENAIKHGMKKVEEGFVLTISIRKEGEKVTVSVTDNGCGIAEDRLSKLLSEPVESEAGTGIGLYNVNKRLEMMMGKEAGLKISSAKGSGTTVAFTLRSEKE
- a CDS encoding YihY/virulence factor BrkB family protein, whose product is MSDETVKGEWKGFSKSLFANISANDVTGLAAQIAYYFLLSLFPLLIFVVTLLPYLPVNQGDILGLVRDFAPGETMSMIEETLQDVMSNRNSGLLSVSIIATIWSASNGMNAIVKSLNRAYDVEETRSFIATRLMSILLTFAMILVFVIALLLPVFGKQIGLFLFSQFGFSDQFLTIWNGIRWAITPIILFIIFVGLYYFAPSKRIKCLSAFPGAIFATLGWVLASLAFSYYVGSYGNYSATYGSIGGIIVLMIWFYLTGIIIMIGGEINALVTIKDKDSC
- a CDS encoding DUF1128 domain-containing protein yields the protein MDLSQNTAENIEFMVTAIKEKLRMVNAGAVKPEDFNEEMYEDLHDLYVMVNRKDHFSPSEMNAIIEEMGNLRRKA
- a CDS encoding type 1 glutamine amidotransferase domain-containing protein; this translates as MAKIATLITDMFEDVEFTDPEKAFKEAGHEVVTIEKEKGKSVKGKQGDATVKIDESIDDVNPADFDALLLPGGFSPDQLRADDRFVTFTKHFMDEKKPVFAICHGPQLLITAKALEGRKATGFKSIKVDMEYAGVTYQDKEVVVCGNQLVTSRTPDDIPAFNRESLALLSK